The uncultured Mailhella sp. genome segment TCCCTCACCGATGCCAAAAACGCCGCGCTCTCCCTCGTCGCCCTCTTCCGCGCCGAACTCGTTCCCCGGCTCGATCCCGTGCTCGCCGATGAACGCGCTCTGCTCGACCTCGGCCTCCCCATGCCCGTGACCGTGAATCTCCACTGCCTCAACCGCAACGGAGAGGCGCATCACATCGCCACCGCCGCCAAACGCTGGAATCCCGACCGCGCCCACGCTTCGCCCGATCCCGCGCTCCGCCGCGAAGCCCTCCGGCAGCGTTCGGGCGCCGCCCCCGCTTCCCTCATCTGCGACGTGCTCGTCAGCACCAGAACGCCTGCCCTCCAGCGCATCGAAACCTCCCGCGCTCCGGGCGACCTGCTCGCCGTGATCCGCGCGTTCCGATTCATGCTGAACGCCGTCGACGCCGGCATCTTTCCGCCCGCCCCGCCCGAAAGCTGGATCTGTTCCCCGCGCTGGTGTCCCTATTTCTACTCCTGTTCCCATGTGCCCGCCCGGCGCAAAATCCTGCCCGTCGGCGTGCATGGCGCGAGGGGCCGCCTGCTCTCCGTCGTTCCGTAGGCCGCCGGGCCTCGATCAAATCACTCGTCACCTCTTTCAAGGAGCTCAGCCATGACCACCTTTCACGATCTTTCCCACGTTTCCGATCTGCCCCGGCATCATCCGTATTCCGCGGCGCAGGCCCGCGCCGTGGCGGAATCCCGAAGCGCCCTGCTCGCCGCCTCTTCCCTGCCCCGCGATGAATGTCTGGTGCGGCATCGCCTGCTGACGCTGTGTTCGGATCCGGGCTTTGCCGTGTTCGCCCTGTGCTGCGACGCCCCCACCCTCACGCTCGTCGAAACCGCCGCCCGCCTCTGGGGCAACCTGACCTTCGGCCTGCGCGAGCGCTCCTGCGAGGAGCGCGTCTGCGAACTGGAGGCCTTTGCCTGCGATCTGGAAACCAACGTGCAGGCCGTGCGCCGTTTCCGCGCCCGCCGTGCGGACGGACAGGAAAACGCCTTTCTGCTGGCCGCGCTGCTCGACGTGCTGCCCGCTCCACTCATGGCCGAAGCGCTGGAGCGCTGCCGCGCGGCGCTCTCGGAACCGAGCGCCGCGCCCACCGACGACACCACGCCCGACCCTGTTGCCGAAAGCGAAACGCCCGCGCCGTGCGAAGCCGCGCCGACATCCGAAGCCCCCGACATCTGCCGCAGGGATGAAGAAGCGCCAGACGAAGCGCCGTCGCAAAAGCGCACTCCCCGCAAAGCGCCGATCAGGGAAACGGCAGGCGAAGCGAAGGTCGACGCCGCCCCCGCAGGTTCCGCCAAAAAATGCGGCAGACCCCGCCGCGCTGCGGCCAGCGCGAGCAGCGCCCAGCCCGGGGCTCCCAACGAAACCGCAGCACATTCCGGCGCTGCCGAAGCGGAAAAAGGGCACGAGCCTGCGGCGGAAAAAAAGGCTCGACGCCGCTCCACGCCGGAAAACGAAAAAAACGCCGCGGAGAAAAACGACAAGGCAGAGATCAGCGCCGCGACTGCGGCACTCAAAGAGGGGAACAGCGCGCAGACTGACGGGACGACGGATGCCGCCCCGGCGGCAGCGGAGACTTCCGGCGAAGGCGAACAGCAGGAGCCCGAAGAAAAGCCGCAGGAAGCAGCCCCTGCCGGAGACCGGGAGGAGAGGCCCGCTGACGTTGCCTCCGACTCCGCTGCCTGCGGGGAAGAGAAGCGCCCGGAAGTCGAGGCGACCGCCGCAGTGCCGACGCCGTCGCCCGTGCTGCGCTACCGTCCGGAACTCATCGGATGCCCGGAACGCGGCCGCGACGTGGACACGCTGGAGTGCCACGGCTGCCTCCGCCGCAACGACTGTCCGGCCTACGCGTAAGAACTGACCATCGCCGGGCGCGCCTGCGCCCGGCTTCCGTTGTGCGGACAGGCCGACCATGGTTTCGCCCAAGCGTTCCGGATGCGTTGCCCCCAGGGCATGAATATGGAAACGCGGGCCCCGGTCGGACCTCCGCCGGCGTCATCACCCCGGCATTCGCCCGGAAACATGTTGTGATGGCTTCCATGGCGGACGAAAAGCCCCCGGATGCGCCGCCGGCACACGAAAGGAGCAAACGCCCTGCCGTTGCAGCAAAGTCAGCTCTTCGGCTTTTCCGACCATGCTTCAGGATAAAAGGCATGGAGACAATATCCGTGTCATAACAGACATTCCCTCTTCTCACAGATTTTTCAAGTACCAGTCCACCGTCTTCACTATGCCGGAATCAAAGTTTTCATCCGGCTTCCAACCGAGTTCCGTCATGATTTTTGTCGGATCGATGGCGTAACGCTGGTCGTGTCCCGGGCGATCGGAAACGAAGGTCATGAGTTCCTCATACTTCGCCCCGTTTTTGCGCGGTCTCTTTTCATCCAGCACGGCGCACACCTTGTGCAGGATTTGAAGATTGTTCCGCTCGTTGTGTCCGCCGACGTTGTACGTTTCGCCGCTCCGGCCCTTATGGAAAATGAGGTCGATGGCCTTGCAGTGATCGAGCACATAGAGCCAGTCGCGGATGTTCGAGCCGTTGCCGTACACCGGAATGGGCTCTTCTGCGAGACACTTTGAAATGATGACCGGAATGAACTTCTCGTGATGCTGCTTCGGGCCGTAGTTGTTCGAGCAGTTGGAAGTGGTCACGTTCATGCCGTAGGTGTGATGGCAGGCCCGCACGATGAAGTCCGATCCCGCCTTGCTCGCCGAGTACGGGCTGTTCGGCGCGTAGGGCGTGGTTTCGACAAAGTATCCCGTGGCCCCGAGCGTGCCGTACACTTCATCCGTGGAAATGTGATGGAAGCGTGCGTCCTCATAGCCGGGCTTCACCTTGCCGGGGGCGTCCATCCAGTGACGGCGCGCCGTCTCGATGAGCGTGAACGTTCCCATATAGTTGGTTTCCATGAAGGCGCGGGGCCCCTTGATGGAGTTGTCCACGTGGCTCTCCGCGGCAAAGTGAATCACGCCCCGGATGTCGTATTCCGTAAAAAGCCGCTCCACAAGCGCTTCGTCGCAGATGTCGCCCTGCACAAAGACATAGTTGGGCATGCCCTCGCACTCTTTCAAATTGTCGAGATTGCCCGCGTAGGTAAGCTTGTCGAGATTGACGACACGATACTCCGGGTATTTCGCGCAGAAATACGGCACGAAGTTGGAGCCGATGAACCCGGCGCCGCCGGTGACGAGTATGGATTTCATTTCTTTGTCCTGTATCCGTTATTTAACTCAGTCATAATGATTTTACCATCAACATGCAACAATCGCATATATTCTTTATATATAATAAAGAATAACATATTTCAAACAGAGATAATTCTTTTATAAATACTTCACGACTTGAGCATAATCAGTTTTATACATCTTACAAACTATTTTTATTTACTGTTCAATATGAATAATTTATATTCAATTTAAAAATAATGAACATAATCATGATAATTATAACAACAATAAAATTATTCATTATATCTGTGCTTCATTATCAAAAAATTATATCATTTTCAGATATAAATCATACAGCCTTCTTTCAAAATTACCACTTGGAAAAAATTTAAAAGGCAAATTAAAGAACAAAAAAAATAAGGATAAAAATTTAAAAAATGAAATCAATGAGATAATAAAACACAAGTAAATAAGTCCGTTGATGACCATCCCCTGTCATATCTTCTTCCCCCTCGGAACGATTGCATCCGAACGCTTCCCGACGTATCATCAGAAGCGTAACCATGAAAAAGACCCCTGCCGGGTCGGGTTCGCAGCGACGACTCCTCCTGCCGCGCTGCCGGGCCCGGCCCGTCCGGGAGAATTACGGCCGATCTGCGCTTCCTCCGGACACGCAGGCGGCCTTTTCTTTCGGGCGGGATTCGGCAGGAAAGACAGACAACGTCGGCCTGGTCGCCGCGCGTTCTGCCGGGATGAGAAACTCCGGCGCTTCGACGCCGCGTCGGAGAACGCCTCGCAACGACGTGCCTTCGGCGGACGACTTTGCCAGCGCTTCCGCCTCCGGCAGCGCTGCCCCGCCGAGCCTGACGCACTGGAGAGCAGGAACCGCGGACAACGACGCCTGTTTCGTCCGCAGCTCTCCGCCCAGAGACGGAGTCAGGGGCTGCCCGGGAACGGGACTCCCTTTTCCCCCTCCCCGACACGCAGCGCCATTCCGCCGTTTCCTCGTATACAGAAACTTCCCAGCTTTCGCGCTGTTGCCCGGAATTTCCCCGGCCTCGTCCCGCGCCGACCTTCTGGCTCGTTTCTCCATGCCAAGCCCCCGCGTCTCTTCCGCGGGATCCGGCGCGCCGCGAGTCTGCTCTCCCCGCCTCACGCTCCGCATCAGCATCCCAGATGCCTGCCTGATTCTTCACCGCCAGCAAGCCCATTCCCAAAAGACGCAACGCACCTCGCCCCTCCCTTCAAAAACAGCGCAATCTTCCTGAACAATTTCCCCGTCGCTCCCGTCCCGCGCCCCATCTCCTGCGCCCTGCGGCTCCCTCTGATTTCTTTCGCAACATTCGCGTTTCCCTCTTGACCCTATAGCCAGTAGAGGGTCTATGTCTAAACCGGACAGGAGCGCACAGAAAGACTTCCCGCCGCGTTCAGAGCACAACGCCATTCCTCGCGTAAACCAGGACCCACGCAGGCCGACGCCCTTGCCGTCGTGTCCGCCCCGCGCGGAAAAACGCGTTCTCTCCGAAGGATGAGAACCCTTTCACCACGCCGGGGCCGACGCCGCAGCTGCCTCCGGCTCCGCTCGGAAAGATCCGCGCTGCCGACGCATTCAGGCGCACGAAAAACGGCTCCCGACGATTCCGGAAGCGCGCCCGGAGCGTCCGAACGCCTTCCGACTCCCCGAATGCCGGACAGACCGCACGCAACCGGCATTCGGCGTTGCCGACGCCCTGAAGGCGCGGATCATTCTTCGGCAAGACTGGTCCGACGGGGCGGGCATGCGGCGAACCGCAGCCGTGCCTGAACCTGCGAGCGTCGCGAGACGCCAACCTTTTCACTTCGACAGCACAAGGAGAAACTCATGAAGATTCAGCAAATACGAAACGCCACGCTGCGCATCGAGTACGCAGGCAAGACCTTCCTCACGGATCCCTGGCTCATGGGCAAGGGCACGATGGGCGCATTCCGCATGCTCGGCAATCTGTTCCGCTGCGAGCCGGAAAAGCTGGACATTCCCATGCCCATGACCGAGCTGCCCATGCCCCCGGAAGACGTGCTCAGGGGCGTGGACGCCTGCATCTGCACCCACGTGCATCCCGATCATATCGACATGTCGCCGGACGGCGCCATCGGCGGCAGCCTCGACAAGAACATTCCCGTGTTCGTGCAGAGCATGGAAGACGCGCATGCCTTCGTGCGTTCCGGCTTCACGGATGTGACGGTCATGTACGAAAACAGCGAATTTGAGGGCGTGCATCTCGTGAAGGTTCCGGCCAGACACGGCACCAGAATTCCGTGCGGCCCGTCCTGCGGCGTGATGCTTCATCATCCCGCCGAAAAGACGCTGTATCTGGCGGGAGACACCATCTGGTACGACGCCGTGGAAAAGAACATCCGCACGTGGAATCCGCAAGTCATCGTGGTGAATGCCTGCGCGGCCGTGCTGCTCGACGAAGGACGCCTCATCATGGACGACGCCGACGTGGAAAGGACGGTGCGCGCCGCCGACGGAGCGCCCGTGGTGGTGAGCCACATGGACGCCGTGGCGCACGCCACCATTTCGCGGCCGGAAATGAAAAAGCGCCTCACGGAACGCGGCGTGTGGGACAAGGTGATCATGCCCGACGACGGC includes the following:
- the rfbB gene encoding dTDP-glucose 4,6-dehydratase yields the protein MKSILVTGGAGFIGSNFVPYFCAKYPEYRVVNLDKLTYAGNLDNLKECEGMPNYVFVQGDICDEALVERLFTEYDIRGVIHFAAESHVDNSIKGPRAFMETNYMGTFTLIETARRHWMDAPGKVKPGYEDARFHHISTDEVYGTLGATGYFVETTPYAPNSPYSASKAGSDFIVRACHHTYGMNVTTSNCSNNYGPKQHHEKFIPVIISKCLAEEPIPVYGNGSNIRDWLYVLDHCKAIDLIFHKGRSGETYNVGGHNERNNLQILHKVCAVLDEKRPRKNGAKYEELMTFVSDRPGHDQRYAIDPTKIMTELGWKPDENFDSGIVKTVDWYLKNL
- a CDS encoding MBL fold metallo-hydrolase, with product MKIQQIRNATLRIEYAGKTFLTDPWLMGKGTMGAFRMLGNLFRCEPEKLDIPMPMTELPMPPEDVLRGVDACICTHVHPDHIDMSPDGAIGGSLDKNIPVFVQSMEDAHAFVRSGFTDVTVMYENSEFEGVHLVKVPARHGTRIPCGPSCGVMLHHPAEKTLYLAGDTIWYDAVEKNIRTWNPQVIVVNACAAVLLDEGRLIMDDADVERTVRAADGAPVVVSHMDAVAHATISRPEMKKRLTERGVWDKVIMPDDGETLTF